From Rhinolophus sinicus isolate RSC01 linkage group LG15, ASM3656204v1, whole genome shotgun sequence, the proteins below share one genomic window:
- the CHD3 gene encoding chromodomain-helicase-DNA-binding protein 3 isoform X11, whose product MASPLRDEEEEEEEMVVSEEEEEEEEEGDEEEEEVEAADEDYEEDDDEGVLGRRPGHDRGRDRHSPPGCHLFPPPPPPPPLPPPPPPPPPPPDKDDIRLLPSALGVKKRKRGPKKQKENKPGKPRKRKKLDSEEEFGSERDEYREKSESGGSEYGTGPGRKRRRKHREKKEKKTKRRKKGEGDGGQKQVEQKSSATLLLTWGLEDVEHVYSEEDYHTLTNYKAFSQFMRPLIAKKNPKIPMSKMMTILGAKWREFSANNPFKGSAAAVAAAAAAAAAAVAEQVSAAVSPATPIAPPGPPTLPTPPATDIQPPPIRRAKTKEGKGPGHKRRSKSPRVPDGRKKLRGKKMAPLKIKLGLLAGKRKKGGSYVFQSDEGPEAEAEESDLDSGSVHSASGRPDGPIRTKKLKRGRPGRKKKKVLGCPAVAGEEEVDGYETDHQDYCEVCQQGGEIILCDTCPRAYHLVCLDPELDRAPEGKWSCPHCEKEGVQWEAKEEEEEYEEEGEEEGEKEEEDDHMEYCRVCKDGGELLCCDACISSYHIHCLNPPLPDIPNGEWLCPRCTCPVLKGRVQKILHWRWGEPPVAMPAPPQADGNPDAPPPRPLQGRSEREFFVKWVGLSYWHCSWAKELQLEIFHLVMYRNYQRKNDMDEPPPLDYGSGEDDGKSDKRKVKDPHYAEMEEKYYRFGIKPEWMTVHRIINHSVDKKGNYHYLVKWRDLPYDQSTWEEDEMNIPEYEDHKQSYWRHRELIMGEDPAQPRKYKKKKKELQGDGPPSSPTNDPTVKYETQPRFITATGGTLHMYQLEGLNWLRFSWAQGTDTILADEMGLGKTIQTIVFLYSLYKEGHTKGPFLVSAPLSTIINWEREFQMWAPKFYVVTYTGDKDSRAIIRENEFSFEDNAIKGGKKAFKMKREAQVKFHVLLTSYELITIDQAALGSIRWACLVVDEAHRLKNNQSKFFRVLNGYKIDHKLLLTGTPLQNNLEELFHLLNFLTPERFNNLEGFLEEFADISKEDQIKKLHDLLGPHMLRRLKADVFKNMPAKTELIVRVELSPMQKKYYKYILTRNFEALNSRGGGNQVSLLNIMMDLKKCCNHPYLFPVAAMESPKLPSGAYEGGALIKASGKLMLLQKMLRKLKEQGHRVLIFSQMTKMLDLLEDFLDYEGYKYERIDGGITGALRQEAIDRFNAPGAQQFCFLLSTRAGGLGINLATADTVIIFDSDWNPHNDIQAFSRAHRIGQANKVMIYRFVTRASVEERITQVAKRKMMLTHLVVRPGLGSKAGSMSKQELDDILKFGTEELFKDENEGENKEEDSSVIHYDNEAIARLLDRNQDATEDTDVQNMNEYLSSFKVAQYVVREEDKIEEIEREIIKQEENVDPDYWEKLLRHHYEQQQEDLARNLGKGKRVRKQVNYNDAAQEDQDNQSEYSVGSEEEDEDFDERPEGRRQSKRQLRNEKDKPLPPLLARVGGNIEVLGFNTRQRKAFLNAVMRWGMPPQDAFTTQWLVRDLRGKTEKEFKAYVSLFMRHLCEPGADGSETFADGVPREGLSRQQVLTRIGVMSLVKKKVQEFEHINGRWSMPELMPDPSADSKRSSRASSPTKTSPTTPEASATNSPCTSKPATPAPSEKGDGMRTPLEKDEAENQEKPEKNSKTGEKIETEADNPSPALSFGERLEPRKIPLEDEVPGVPGEMEPEPGYRGDREKSATESTPGERGEEKPLDGQEHRERPEGETGDLGKRAEDVKGDRELRPGPPRDEPRSNGRREEKAEKPRFMFNIADGGFTELHTLWQNEERAAISSGKLNEIWHRRHDYWLLAGIVLHGYARWQDIQNDAQFAIINEPFKTEANKGNFLEMKNKFLARRFKLLEQALVIEEQLRRAAYLNLSQEPAHPAMALHARFAEAECLAESHQHLSKESLAGNKPANAVLHKGKGRGGPARGRAHNAAYLLKP is encoded by the exons ATGGCTTCCCCTCTGagggacgaggaggaggaggaggaggagatggtggtgtcggaggaggaagaagaggaggaagaagagggcgacgaggaggaggaggaggtggaggcgGCCGACGAGGACTATGAGGAGGACGACGACGAGGGAGTACTCGGGCGCCGGCCGGGCCACGACCGGGGCCGCGACCGCCACAGCCCCCCCGGCTGCCACCTcttcccgccgccgccgccgccgccgcctctgcccccgccgccgccgccgccgccccctccGCCAG ATAAGGATGACATTCGGCTGCTGCCTTCAGCATTGGGTGTGAAGAAGAGAAAACGAGGACCCAAGAAGCAGAAGGAGAACAAGCCAGGAAAACCCCGAAAACGCAAGAAGCTT gaCAGTGAGGAGGAATTTGGCTCTGAGCGAGATGAGTACCGGGAGAAGTCAGAGAGTGGAGGCAGTGAATATGGAACCGGACCAGGTCGGAAAAGGAGACGGAAGCATcgagaaaaaaaggagaagaagacaAAGCGGcggaaaaagggggagggagatggaggaCAAAAG CAGGTAGAACAGAAGTCATCGGCAACTCTGCTTCTGACCTGGGGCCTAGAGGACGTGGAGCATGTGTACTCTGAGGAGGATTACCACACACTCACCAACTACAAAGCCTTTAGCCAGTTCATGAG GCCCCTAATTGCTAAGAAGAATCCTAAGATCCCAATGTCTAAGATGATGACCATCCTTGGGGCCAAGTGGAGAGAGTTCAGCGCCAATAACCCCTTCAAGGGGTCGGCAGCTGCTGTCGCAGCAGCGGCTGCAGCAGCGGCTGCAGCTGTAGCTGAGCAGGTGTCAGCTGCTGTCTCACCGGCCACCCCCATAGCACCGCCCGGACCCCCCACCCTTCCAACGCCCCCTGCTACTGATATTCAGCCCCCACCCATCCGAAGAGCCAAAACCAAAGAGGGCAAAG GTCCAGGCCATAAGAGGCGGAGTAAGAGCCCCAGAGTACCTGATGGACGCAAGAAGCTTCGGGGAAAGAAGATGGCACCACTCAAAATCAAACTAGGGCTGCTGGCTGgcaagaggaagaagggaggctCA TATGTTTTTCAGAGTGATGAGGGCCCTGAAGCAGAGGCCGAGGAGTCAGATCTGGACAGTGGTAGTGTCCACAGTGCCTCAGGCCGGCCTGATGGCCCTATCCGAACCAAGAAACTAAAGAGAGGCCGgccaggaaggaaaaagaagaaag TCCTGGGCTGTCCTGCAGTGGCCGGGGAGGAGGAGGTTGATGGCTACGAGACGGATCACCAGGATTACTGTGAGGTGTGCCAGCAGGGTGGGGAAATTATTCTGTGCGACACCTGCCCTCGTGCCTACCACCTCGTCTGCCTTGATCCTGAGCTTGACCGGGCTCCTGAGGGCAAATGGAGTTGCCCCCACTGT GAGAAGGAGGGGGTACAATGGGAGgctaaggaggaggaggaagaatatgaagaggaaggagaggaagaaggggagaaggaggaagaagacgATCACATGGAATACTGCCGCGTGTGCAAGGATGGTGGGGAGCTCTTGTGCTGTGATGCTTGCATCTCCTCCTACCACATTCATTGTCTGAACCCACCCCTGCCTGACATCCCCAACGGTGAATGGCTGTGTCCCCGATGCACA TGTCCTGTGCTGAAAGGCCGTGTGCAGAAGATCCTGCATTGGCGATGGGGGGAGCCCCCAGTGGCAATGCCAGCCCCCCCACAGGCAGATGGGAATCCAGATGCCCCACCTCCTCGTCCTCTTCAAGGCAGATCAGAGCGAGAATTCTTTGTCAAGTGGGTAGGACTGTCATACTGGCACTGCTCCTGGGCCAAGGAGCTTCAG CTGGAAATCTTCCACTTGGTAATGTACCGAAACTACCAACGGAAGAATGACATGGATGAGCCCCCACCCCTGGACTATGGCTCTGGTGAGGACGATGGGAAGAGTGACAAGCGCAAGGTGAAAGATCCGCACTATGCCGAGATGGAGGAGAAGTACTATCGTTTTGGCATCAAACCAGAGTGGATGACCGTCCACCGTATTATCAACCACAG TGTGGATAAAAAGGGGAATTACCACTATCTAGTAAAATGGAGGGACTTGCCATATGACCAGTCCACCTGGGAGGAAGATGAAATGAACATCCCTGAATATGAAGACCATAAGCAAAGCTACTGGAGACACCG GGAACTAATTATGGGGGAGGACCCCGCCCAGCCCCGCAAgtataagaagaagaagaaggagctACAGGGTGATGGGCCTCCCAGTTCTCCTACTAATGAC CCTACAGTGAAATATGAGACTCAGCCACGGTTTATCACAGCCACTGGAGGCACACTGCACATGTATCAGCTGGAAGGGTTGAATTGGCTACGCTTCTCATGGGCCCAGGGCACTGACACCATTCTGGCTGATGAGATGGGGCTGGGCAAGACCATACAAACCATCGTCTTCCTCTACTCACTCTATAAGGAG GGCCACACAAAAGGTCCTTTCCTGGTGAGTGCCCCACTCTCTACCATCATTAACTGGGAGCGGGAGTTCCAGATGTGGGCACCCAAGTTCTATGTGGTGACGTACACGGGTGACAAGGACAGCCGGGCCATCATTCGTGAGAATGAGTTTTCCTTTGAAGACAACGCCATCAAAGGTGGCAAGAAAGCTTTTAAGATGAAG AGGGAGGCACAGGTGAAGTTCCACGTTCTCCTGACATCGTATGAGCTGATCACCATTGATCAGGCAGCACTTGGCTCCATCCGTTGGGCCTGCCTCGTGGTAGATGAGGCCCATCGGCTCAAAAACAACCAGTCCAAG tttttcaggGTCCTCAATGGCTACAAGATAGATCATAAGTTGCTGCTGACAGGGACTCCATTGCAAAATAATCTGGAGGAGCTCTTCCATCTGTTGAACTTCCTCACCCCAGAGAGATTTAA CAAcctggagggcttcctggaggagtttGCTGACATATCCAAAGAAGACCAGATTAAAAAACTGCATGATTTACTGGGGCCACATATGCTACGTAGGCTCAAGGCTGATGTCTTTAAGAACATGCCAGCCAAGACAGAGCTCATCGTTCGAGTGGAGCTAAGCCCCATGCAGAA GAAATACTACAAGTATATCCTGACTCGAAATTTTGAGGCCTTGAATTCCCGAGGCGGTGGGAACCAAGTGTCGCTGCTCAACATCATGATGGATCTTAAGAAGTGCTGCAACCATCCATACCTCTTTCCTGTGGCTGCTATG GAGTCCCCAAAACTCCCCAGTGGGGCCTATGAGGGTGGGGCACTTATTAAGGCATCTGGGAAGCTCATGCTGCTGCAGAAGATGCTACGGAAGCTGAAGGAGCAAGGACACAGAGTGCTCATCTTCTCACAG ATGACCAAGATGTTAGACTTGCTAGAGGACTTCTTAGACTATGAAGGCTACAAGTATGAGCGCATTGATGGTGGCATCACTGGTGCCCTGAGGCAGGAGGCCATCGATCGATTTAATG CTCCTGGggcccagcaattctgcttcctCCTGTCCACCCGAGCTGGGGGCTTGGGCATCAATCTGGCCACTGCTGACACTGTCATCATCTTCGATTCTGACTGGAACCCCCATAATGACATCCAG GCCTTTAGCCGTGCTCATCGGATCGGCCAGGCCAACAAAGTGATGATTTACCGGTTTGTGACTCGCGCATCAGTGGAAGAGCGAATCACACAAGTGGCCAAGAGAAAGATGATGCTGACACATCTGGTGGTACGGCCTGGGCTGGGCTCCAAAGCGGGCTCCATGTCTAAGCAGGAGCTGGATGACATCCTCAAATTTGGCACTGAGGAACTATTTAAGGATGAAAACGAGG GGGAGAATAAGGAAGAGGACAGCAGTGTGATTCATTATGACAATGAGGCCATTGCTCGGCTATTGGACCGGAACCAGGATGCAACTGAGGACACCGATGTGCAGAACATGAACGAATATCTCAGTTCTTTCAAGGTGGCCCAGTATGTGGTGCGGGAGGAAGACAAG ATTGAGGAGATCGAACGAGAGATCATCAAGCAGGAGGAGAACGTGGATCCTGACTACTGGGAGAAGCTGCTGAGGCATCACTATGAGCAACAGCAGGAAGACCTAGCCCGGAATCTTGGCAAGGGCAAGCGGGTTCGCAAGCAAGTTAACTACAATGATGCTGCTCAGGAGGACCAAG ACAACCAGTCAGAGTACTCAGTGGGATCAGAAGAGGAGGATGAAGACTTTGATGAACGTCCTGAAG GGCGTCGACAGTCAAAGAGGCAGCTCCGGAATGAAAAGGATAAGCCACTGCCTCCACTGCTGGCTCGAGTTGGGGGCAACATTGAG GTGTTGGGGTTCAATACCCGTCAGCGGAAGGCTTTCCTCAATGCTGTCATGCGCTGGGGGATGCCACCACAGGATGCTTTCACCACTCAGTGGCTGGTGCGGGACCTAAGAGGCAAGACGGAGAAGGAGTTCAA GGCCTATGTGTCTTTGTTCATGCGCCATCTTTGTGAGCCCGGAGCAGATGGCTCTGAAACGTTTGCTGACGGGGTCCCTCGGGAGGGCCTGAGTCGCCAGCAAGTGTTGACCCGCATTGGAGTCATGTCTCTCGTCAAGAAGAAG gTACAGGAGTTTGAGCACATCAATGGGCGCTGGTCGATGCCTGAGCTGATGCCCGACCCCAGTGCTGACTCGAAGCGCTCCTCCAGAGCTTCCTCTCCTACTAAAACATCTCCTACAACCCCTGAGGCTTCCGCTACAAACAGTCCTTGCACCTCTAAGCCTG CTACTCCAGCTCCAAGTGAGAAAGGAGATGGCATGAGGACACCACTTGAGAAGGATGAAGCTGAAAACCAGGAGAAGCCAGAGAAGAATAGCAAAACTGGGGAGAAGATAGAGACAGAG GCTGATAACCCCAGCCCAGCCCTATCGTTCGGAGAGCGACTAGAGCCAAGGAAGATTCCTCTAGAGGATGAGGTGCCAGGGGTACCTGGAGAGATGGAGCCTGAACCTGGGTACCGGGGGGACAGAGAGAAGTCAG CCACAGAGTCGACGCCaggagagaggggggaggagAAGCCATTGGATGGACAAGAACACAGGGAGAGGCCGGAGGGGGAAACGGGGGATTTGGGCAAGAGAG CAGAAGATGTAAAAGGGGACCGAGAGCTTCGACCTGGTCCTCCTCGAGACGAGCCACGGTCCAATGGGCGACGtgaggagaaggcagagaagcCGCGGTTCATGTTCAATATCGCAGATGGTGGCTTCACAG AGCTTCACACACTGTGGCAGAATGAGGAACGGGCAGCTATTTCCTCGGGGAAACTCAATGAGATCTGGCACCGAAGACATGACTATTGGCTTCTGGCTGGGATTGTCCT CCATGGCTACGCACGATGGCAGGACATCCAGAATGATGCTCAGTTTGCCATTATCAATGAGCCATTTAAAACTGAAGCCAATAAGGGGAACTTTCTGGAgatgaaaaataagtttctggCCCGGAGATTCAAG CTCCTGGAGCAGGCGCTGGTGATTGAGGAGCAGCTTCGGCGGGCGGCCTACCTGAACCTCTCGCAGGAGCCGGCGCACCCCGCCATGGCCCTCCACGCCCGCTTTGCCGAGGCCGAGTGCCTGGCTGAGAGCCACCAGCACCTCTCCAAGGAGTCGCTGGCGGGGAACAAGCCAGCCAACGCCGTACTGCACAAGGGTAAGGGCCGCGGCGGCCCCGCGCGGGGGAGGGCCCACAACGCTGC TTACTTATTAAAGCCTTGA